The following nucleotide sequence is from Rhodospirillales bacterium.
CTGCGGGGTTGGAAAGGGGGCCGAGCAGATTGAAAATGGTGCGCCGTCCCAGCACTTTGCGTACGGGCATGACATGTTTCATAGCTTTGTGGTGGTTGGGGGCCATGAGAAAGCCGAAATGAATGGTTTCGAGGGCCTCTTCGAGGCGTTCCTGGGAAATATCGAGGTTAACACCAAGGACTTCGAGGACGTCGGCAGCGCCAGATTTGGAACTGGCGGCGCGGTTACCGTGCTTGGCTATGCATACGCCGCAGCTGGCGGCGACGAGGGCAACGGCGGTGGAAATGTTGTATGTGCCGGATTTATCGCCGCCGGTGCCGCAGCAATCAACGCTGCCGTATGGGGCTTTGATGTGGACCGCTTTTTCGCGCATGACGCGGGCGGCGCCGGTGAGCTCTTCGACGGTTTCGCCGCGATCGGCCATATTGACAAGGAAAGTAGAGAGGGCTTTATCCGAGACTTCTCCGCTCATGATCTGGTTCATGGCCTCGATCATTTGGTTTTCGCTTAGCGGTGTTTTGCCATCGTAAAAATCCATGATGATGTATCCTTTATAGCAATGCGATGAAGTTTTTCAGCATGGCGTGCCCATGCTCGGTGGCTATGCTTTCGGGATGAAACTGGACGCCGTTGATCGGCAGGGTTTTATGCATGACGCCCATAATGATGCCGTCTTCGGTTTTGGCGGTGATTTCGAGACATTCCGGCAGGCTTTCGCGTTCGATAATCAGTGAGTGATAGCGCGTGACTTCAATCGGCGAGGGCAGGCCAGCAAAGAGGCTTTTTTCCTCATGAGTGATTTGTGAAATTTTACCGTGAAGGGGGCTGGTTTTGACGATTTTTCCGCCAAAGGCCTGACCTATGGTTTGGTGGCCGAGGCACACGCCGATCAGGGGTATTTCTTTTTCTGCGGCGGCTTTAACAAGATCAAGGCAAATACCAGCATGGTCAGGATCGCTCGGACCGGGGGAAATCATAAGCCCGGCTGGTTTCTTGGCCAGAACTTCGTCAACACTGATTTGATCGTTGCGGTGGACTTGTGTTTCCACACCTAAATCCCCGAGATATTGCACGAGATTGTAGGTAAAGCTGTCGTAATTATCGATGAGAGTAAGCATGGAGGCATTTATGGCGTAAACAGGCCTGTGAATGCAAGGGCTAATATTGTTTGACGATGGTTGTTAAGCTTTGAAAATATGGATATTATTGCGCTATGAAACGCTATGCAAACCCGCGCGGAACTGTTCTGTTTACGCTTATTGCCGTTATTTTGATGCTGATTGTTCATCTGATGATGAATGTTTGGCCTGTAAAAAAGGATGGTGCTCAGGTTGCCGAGCCTGCGAGTTTTAAGACCTCTTTGCATTATTCTGATTTCGGCCCGCAGTCTGGCGTAGAGACGGAGCTGGGGGCGGATGAATTTGAAGGCATTGTGGCGGCATATGGTGTGCCGGCGGAGACTTATGGTCCACCTGCGCTAGATGTTATGGCTGAGGAATTTGTTGAGGAGATCTATACGGATGCACCGCAGCCGAAGATCGAAAAAAATGCGCCGAATTATGAGCCGCTGGTGGTTACGGGTAAACCGAAAATCGCGATTATCATTGATGATATGGGGGTGAATCGAAAAAACAGTTTTGAGGCGATTGATCTGGATGCGCCGCTGACTTTAGCGTTTTTGCCGTATGCGTCGGAATTATCAGGAATTACTGCGCAAGCGCAAGTAAAAGGGCATGAATTGATGATCCATATGCCAATGCAGGCGATAAGCAATCCTGTGAGTTTGGGGCCGATTGCGATTAAAACCGATATGGATGAGTTGGTTGTGAAGGAGAATATGAAGGCCGCGTTTGAAAGTTTTGACGGGTATGTCGGGCTTAATAACCATATGGGGAGTAAGGTGACGCAAAATCCTGAGTTGATGGACTGGGTGATGGAAAGCGTTCGTGAGCGCGGGCTTTATTTTATTGATTCAAAGACGATTGGCGCGTCGGTGGCGGCGGATGTTTCGCGGCAAAATGGCCTTCCCACGGCTGTGCGCGATGTTTTTCTTGATCATGAAGAAACGCCGGAATTTGTACGCGGGGCTTTGCGTAAGACTGAAGAGATTGCAGCAAAGAAGGGTTATGCGATTGCGATTGGTCACCCTAAGGATGTGACGATTGAAGGGCTTCGGGCGTGGCTTCCTGATGTGCAGGCGCGCGGATTTGAGATTGTGCATGCCGGACGATTGGTGGAGCGTCCGAAGGGACAAGAGCAGGTGGCTATTTCTGCAGATGCGCAAGATAAAGTTGCATTATGGGCGCTGAGTAATACGGAGCCTGCTGCGGGTGAGGATGTGTTTAAGAAAAAGAACGTTATTGAAAAACCGGCTCAAAAGATGGTGGTTAAAAGGGGTGCTGTTGAGATTGAGCATGAGGAGGAGGTCGTTAAGAATCAGGCTGTTCCTGATGATGATCCTAACAGTGCGCAGGCACGTGAGGCTATTCTCAAAAAAATGCTGGGGCAAACCCCATAGATATGTCATTGCGAGGAGGCGTTGCCGACGAAGCAATCTACTGGTTAAGCAGAGTTCCCCGACTTTAGTCGGGGGTGAATGCAATTTTCCGGCTGCGACTGAAGCAAGGGATGCCGTAAGGAGTAGCCGGACCGGCCAGAAGGGCCATAGCCGAGTAGTACCCCGGGTTTACCCGGGGGTATCTACGAATCTTCCTTTCTGGATTGCTTCGCTACGCTCGCAATGACGGCGGC
It contains:
- the trpD gene encoding anthranilate phosphoribosyltransferase; translated protein: MDFYDGKTPLSENQMIEAMNQIMSGEVSDKALSTFLVNMADRGETVEELTGAARVMREKAVHIKAPYGSVDCCGTGGDKSGTYNISTAVALVAASCGVCIAKHGNRAASSKSGAADVLEVLGVNLDISQERLEEALETIHFGFLMAPNHHKAMKHVMPVRKVLGRRTIFNLLGPLSNPADTRHQLLGVFDKRWVSPIAETLQKLGTRRAWVVHGQDGLDEITTTGPTHIAMLDAEGHIEETTLTPEDFGLGTAQPEKLLGGSAKENAQALRAVLEGQKCAYRDIVLANTAAVLVIAEKTTDLKSGVRMAVDAIDSGLAMQTLKDYIAFSRGT
- a CDS encoding divergent polysaccharide deacetylase family protein, coding for MKRYANPRGTVLFTLIAVILMLIVHLMMNVWPVKKDGAQVAEPASFKTSLHYSDFGPQSGVETELGADEFEGIVAAYGVPAETYGPPALDVMAEEFVEEIYTDAPQPKIEKNAPNYEPLVVTGKPKIAIIIDDMGVNRKNSFEAIDLDAPLTLAFLPYASELSGITAQAQVKGHELMIHMPMQAISNPVSLGPIAIKTDMDELVVKENMKAAFESFDGYVGLNNHMGSKVTQNPELMDWVMESVRERGLYFIDSKTIGASVAADVSRQNGLPTAVRDVFLDHEETPEFVRGALRKTEEIAAKKGYAIAIGHPKDVTIEGLRAWLPDVQARGFEIVHAGRLVERPKGQEQVAISADAQDKVALWALSNTEPAAGEDVFKKKNVIEKPAQKMVVKRGAVEIEHEEEVVKNQAVPDDDPNSAQAREAILKKMLGQTP
- a CDS encoding aminodeoxychorismate/anthranilate synthase component II, which codes for MLTLIDNYDSFTYNLVQYLGDLGVETQVHRNDQISVDEVLAKKPAGLMISPGPSDPDHAGICLDLVKAAAEKEIPLIGVCLGHQTIGQAFGGKIVKTSPLHGKISQITHEEKSLFAGLPSPIEVTRYHSLIIERESLPECLEITAKTEDGIIMGVMHKTLPINGVQFHPESIATEHGHAMLKNFIALL